Genomic window (Oncorhynchus masou masou isolate Uvic2021 chromosome 26, UVic_Omas_1.1, whole genome shotgun sequence):
GCCTCAGGCAATGCTGTACCTCAAGGGCACCCGTACGTCTACTACCTATATTAGCCTAATCGTACTTTTGCATTCCTTTGACGTACCTTTTAAAAGTATTTCTGCATGTGTGTCCTCCACAGAGAATAATTGGAAACAATATGCATTTAtgatctgtttttttttaaggCACAACTATAATGATATTTAAATGTAAAGAGATGGACATTATCATTTAAATCTGAAGTTGTCCTATTATTTCCTCATTATGTACATTTATTTACGAATGCAACTAAAATACATTGTATTTCAtaactgtgtgtgactgtgtgtatgttgCTATTCCAGAGGGACGGCGGTTCATCAGCGAGGATAGAAAAGAAGGAGACCTATATGACTCATTACATTTAGGTAAATACAGTCCGCTTGTATTCCAGCGGTATGCCCAGATTCTTCTTTTGTGTGGCTCATCTACTGTATGGCTCTGTAAAGTGGTGCACCGTATGGGGAAATAGGGTGATTTGAGATGTTTATACCATCATCTTTTACTTTTGACCTGTCATTACTCTGCATGACATCCTCTTTTTCCAGAGACTCGCAGTCAAAACACAGAGAGACTCAGTGTGAACCAGGCAGCCACAGTCCTGCTCAACGTCCTGCGGCAAGCCAAGGAGGACAGTGAGTTGGGTCATATTGGAACCTACAGTAATGGTTAAGGATACATCCAAGCTAACTAGGAAAACCACCTCAATAGGCGCTAATTCAGGCATCGGCTTCCCCCAACTACATCCAAGCTATAGGTTTGAAATGGCCATAAAGGtaattgttatgtacttgagtgaagacccaaaagcggttttaacagaaaacagagttctttaatgaaaaacaggaatggcataaatcctcttccaacgtagtcaatggaacaaaaagaacgttagtataatgcaggatgcacctgccaggcagactccgacaggataggacaaggtggaagcaaacgagacgacagcttgcttctggcatcaaaaacacaaacaagaatcagacactgaaagtagcaggaacagagagagaaatagagacctaatcagagggggaagagagaacaggtgggaaagagtgaatgagctagttaggggagatgtagaacagctgaagaatgagagacagagaaggtaacctaataagaccagcagagagagacagagtgaagagaaaggacaggaacagacataacaagacatgacagtaatTGCACTGTTGACTTTTTTTGTTTCAGGAGAAGAAAATCTTGAACAACTGTACTTTCAAGACTTGCCGGCATGGAAAAGAGAGTACTTCTGATGCGTTTCATAATGTATTTATTATTGTTGATAACATTCTAGTCTATTGCATCTGTTGATCTCTTGTTGGATGTCGAATATTTTAATGCCATGTGAGAAAAACACTGGACTCGAAGTACGGCTACACtgaaaatgtattatttaataaaatgtggaataaaatGATTTAGAATTCATAGCAACACTTGTCTGGGGGTATATCTGATCATAGAAGTAATGTGTTCAGGACTAGGTTTGGCCATCCCAGGCTATAGAGCGAGAGACCGCTCAATGCAATTACTGAAATATAACTATTGATTAAACTATTCATGTCTCATATCCTATGGGCGTGAGGGGACTTTTAGCATCAAAAGAATAGGCATTTTCTCTTAGAAAATATACATAGGTAGTATGTGTATCAGCTACTTGAGACTCAGTGTCCCTACAACAGAGCTAATGTTGTACATTCTGGGCTGGAGCAAAACCTCCACATACTGCAGCTCTCAAGGACCAGGATTGGCCATCCCAGGCTCGTAGCGAGAGATCTCTCAGTTGGCAGACTCTCCTGGGTGTGTCTTCTTGCCCTCGGGCGTGGCACCCAGAGTGAATGGGGCTTTGATGTTCTGCCTGTCCCTCTCCGCCTCCTCATCTTCATCATACGGctcttcatcatcctcctcatcacTGTGGTGGGGGGTGGAGTGCACCGAcgctgagggggaggggggcacaGAGCCGGGGCGGGGGTAACGGAATCCctctgtctgaggagagagagcgagagagagagaggagagacaagttATTCACGTCTGTACAATACATACAACATACAAGCCATGAACaaatgagcagagagagagagagagacagggagagattatTTTACTTAAGAGGACAGTGCTTAGAGAACAGTGGTAACAGATTGCACAAATACAAAATCATGTCTTGTCATTTACTAAAATGTTAGGTTGTCAATTAAAGCGAAGGGAATGGATGAACTCTGGGTCTCTGAGGCATCTATAGTGTCCATCAATAGAGTCAGAGGAAGACAAACTCTCCTCCGTACCTCACCTGTGGCGGGGCCAGCGGCTCCATCTTGAACTTGTCAGGGAAAGCCCTGCTGAGAGCCAGGCTCCGGGCGTGCATGTAGAACTGCAAACATAAATCAACTGAATCAATTGAACCACAAGTAAAACACAACTGACCCAATCACAAATCAACTGAACTAGTCTGAAGAAGGAACAATAAAATACTTctcagaggagagaaaggacatTGTTTACATTATATATTACAAAAAGATAAATCGTACAAATTACAGCAGTGAAGTTAGCGCCAAAAGCACGCAATTCAGTGGAATTACTTTCAGTATGGTGTGATGGTGGTCCTAGTATTTTGTTTTCTAAACTTTGTTGCATTGTGAGATCCACTTGCCTTTCCAACCATTAGATAAACAGGGACATGAACCTATAGGGACAACCTATAGGGACTCACCCGTCCCAGGTACCTCCAGTCCAGCAGGTCCGACAGTCTCTCTGTGCGGTTCCTCTGGATGATGCGCTGTCGTCTGGACTGCTGGCAGAACCCGAACATGAACTGGGTCAGCTGGTTACACGAGTCATCTGCCGAACGGAACCGCCGGTCCACTATGTAGATCCCTGAGAGGAGCGGGACAGGAACGGACCACTGAGAGGCAGGAATAAACTATTCCATTCTAATGTAAATAGAGTATTCATTCTAAACTGCTGACTGATAGGAAGTAGGGGCTTGTATTTCACTGATAAAAAGAGTTCTTCTGGTTTTGTGGCACTCCCAAAATATATCAGACCTCTTCCATAAGAGGTCAATCAAACTATGCACTGATTTGGTGATGAAAGTGAAGAGGTCTATATGCACGTACATACCGTATGCTGTGGGGTCTGACACATGTTCCTCCATGAAGCAGCCAAAGCCAGACAGGTTGGTGGTCACACTGGGTATCCCCATCACAGTACACTCACCTGGGGAACAATAGCAACAACATAATAGTGCACCCACATATCATACAACTCTCCGCGCACATGAAGGAACACACAAAAACAATGATATAAACATTAGCCAGAGAAAACCAAAGTGATGGAGTTGATGTTTGCAGGCTGTGTAAGTGTGACAGGTCACCTGGTGTGTATCCCCAGGGCTCGTAGTAAGAAGGGAAGACCCCCAGGTGACATCCTCGTACAAACTCCTCATAGTCCATAGGAAGCAGGGGACTGGTGGACGACAGGAACTCTGGGTGGAACACTATCTGAGAGTATCAGGAAACGTCTGTTAGTACCATTTAGAATAAAATATAGAGATCAGCACAATGCTGGCTATACTGTACGCTCCgagggtcctctgtagctcagttggtagagcgtggtgTTTGCAACACTAGGGCctaccccgccctgtgcaactgggtactggacttcctgacgggccgcccccaggtggtgagggtaggcaacaacatctccaccccgctgatcctcaacactggggccccacaagggtgcgttctgagccctctcctgtactccctgttcacccacgactgcgcggcaacgcacgcctccaactcaatcatcgagttggcggacgacacaacagtggtaggcttgattaccaacaacgacgagacggcctacagggaggaggtgagggccctcggagtgtggtgtcaggacaataacctcacactcaacgtcaacaaaactaaggagatgattgtggacttcaggaaacagcagagggaacacccccctatccacatcgatggaacagtagtggagagggtagtaagtttgaagttccttggcatacacatcacagacaaactgaattggtccactcacacagacagcatcgtgaagaaggcgcagcagcgcctcttcaacctcaggaggctgaagaaattcggcttgtcaccaaaagcactcacaaacttctacagatgcacaatcgagagcatcctggcgggctgtatcaccgtctggtacgtcaactgctccgcccacaaccgtaaggctctccagagggtagtgaggtctgcacaacgtatcaccgggggcaaactacctgccctccagaacacctacaccacccgatgttacaggaaggccacaaagatcatcaaggacaacacccacccgagccactgcctgttcaccctgctctcatccagaaggcgaggtcagtacaggtgcatcaaagctgggaccgagagactgaaaaacagcttctatctcaaggccatcagactgttaaacagcaaccactaacattgagtggctgctgccaacacactgactcaactccagccacttcaataatgggaattgatgggaaaggatgtaaaatatatcactagccactttaaacaatgctacctaatataatgtttacataccctacattattcatctcatatgtatacatatatactgtactctgtcatctactgcatccttatgtaatacatgtatcactagccactttaactatgccactttgtttacatactcatctcatatgtatatactgtactcgatctactgtatcttgcctatgctgctctgcaccatcactcattcatatctttatgtacattttctttatccccttacactgtgtataagaaattagttttggaattgttagttagattacttgttggttattactgcattgtcggaactggaagcacaagcatttcgctacactcgcattaacatctgctaaccatgtgtatgtgacaaataaaatttgatttgatttagggtagtgggttcaattcccagaaCCAACTGTACTGTACGTAAAATCTATAGCTGCAATTTGCTgaggataaaagtgtctgctaaatggaatATACAGGGGCTCCCAAACTTTTTTGCTTCATGACCCACCAATTGAGGTTTCTTTTGAGCCACAACCACAAGTGTTGTGTGGTGAAAAAAAACACAGACCAAAGAATAAGTAAAACATATTATTGTGGCAGCAGAGATGAAATGTTGCAGTTTCAAAACTAATCTCCTGCAATTCCACACATCCTGCCATGGAGCTGAAAGAAAATGTTGCAATTTTAAAGCCAATTTCCTGAAATCCTATACATTTTTCCATGGAGCTTAGAGAACATTTTGCTGTTTTTAAGCTCATTTCCTACAATTCTATGCATGGCTAATGTTGTGTTGTTATGctcaaacattataacaaaaATCAATGTGGTCCTGGttgtctagcttttattttgtTGATGGTAAATTCAAAGAAATGATAAGCTATTATAGAAAAACGTATAGGTCCGTTATCTTCTCTCCCTACTTTCTATTTGGTTTTAAGTCATTTAAGTTTTAATGAAAGCGTTTTTTCTATTCGGAAAATGTATTTCTAAAAATAAAtcaaacaaatgggggggggggtaatgtccTCCCGCGACCCACAGTTGTGGAACCACTACACTAACGGAATAAAGCATACTCTGATAGTACGTACATTACTTATCATAAACACGTATGAGTCTTTATGGGGTCTTTGATGTTGTCAATGTCTCGGCTGCCAGGCTTTTTCCAGACATCGCTTCAACTGGTTTAACACACGTAAACGAGGCAAAACACTATCGAACACGGACATCAGACGAACATCCTGCAGACCTTGACTCGATCAGTGCGAGCGTTGAAGAGGCCGATGCGTCTCACATTGGCCAGGATGGGGTCGGAGGTGTCATCCAGCATGTTGTGAGTGGTCACTGGAGGAAGGGTGTGTCtctgcagagagggagacagacagagtacagtgtgtgtgtgtgtgtgtgtgtgtgtgtgtgtgtgtgtgtgtgtgtgagtcccatGTGCACATGTTGTAACAGCGTCATCATTGTGCACGCGCCTTGAGCCGTAAACATGGCGCGTGTCAACATCTATAAGTCGCTGATCCGTGACTAATAACTTTTACGGGTAGACATCAGGAATATGGATCTGAAGAAGAATATCTATCCTTTGGCCTAATGATGTTTAATGATTCTCTTCTCCTGGGATTACCCTCAAAAGAAACAGGCCTTTCTCTCAGAAGATATAAACTTGCATGTAAAAGAGTTGCTGAATAGACAGTAATGCTAAAAACATGTCACACGTGAACAGGCCGCTACATCAGCTCTGAGTCGTAAGAACTTACCGGACACGCAAAGACATTCGTCATCCTAACCACAGAGTGAATGCAGCAAAAGTGGAGACAGACAAGTCATTCTGTACTGGTACATCTAAACACAAATGAGACTCGGGGTCAATAAAAATGACAGCGAGAGTAACAACGGCCACAATCTGTCCACCCATCAAACACCCGGCTCGTAATTTTACGCCTGCACACAAGTGACATGAATAAATCTAAGTGACAACACCATTTTCACTGGCACTTTGCTATTAAATACTGCAACACCAGCCAATCTATTGACCCATGGCCTGCTGTTATGGCGGTTCAATGATTCACGCTGGGCTGTATAACTGCAGGGATCATTCATTCATGATTTTAGCACCAGGAATCCCCCAGTCCCATTCTGAATTGATCACCTTACAAGGCAACCCTATAGGCCCATTTTACCATGTCAATGTTAAGTTGCTCCTTTCATAAAACAGCAGTGTACAATATGTAGGGATTCTCTGTACGATACGTCCCTATATTACCTTGTTGTCCAGTTGTCTCTGTCTTTCTACAACTCTGGTTGTCTCACACCCCAACTCTGTATTATTTTATGTTTATCATACAAATGTCTATACACCGGTCTTTTATCATAATGTAGACCTGACCCAATCTACCATATGGAGACTGTTAGCATTCTCAACAACCTAACACTTAATGGCTTTAATACTGTGTATAACGCAGATCTTACAACAATTATATACTATAACATTTACCGGAGTATATTTCATACATTATCTGTCTCTTCAACTCCTACCTGTGTGGCATAGATGGCTCTCTTCATGATGGTGAAGTCGTCTCTGTCCAGGATGGTGTTCATATCAGGGATGTCTCCTCTGAAGACGTCACGAGGTCATCGGCAGGTCAATAAGGCAACACTCAAGTAATCACATTATAACCCGCATGGACAAGCCCTTCATTAACACGGAAGCTCGTTCCACACTTTGGTAACACGGAAGACCCAAAGGTCACACACCATCCGCATGAATGAACTAAGTGAAGTTTAAGTTCATTCATAAGTTCATGAAATTGACTTACTTTAACAACGCCTCATAAAGCCTCTTGCCAAACTTGTCTTTCACAGTGTGAGCAGTGTCCCTGTCAGCGAGAGACACGTAGATAATCAGCCAACGGTTTAAGATTGAACATGTTCATGGGAACCGTGTTGGCAGCACGAGTTCCAAGGCAACATTCTAAGAAGACTACAAATTAGAATGGTATTTCCGTGAAACGTTTGGAGCTAACACCGCAGACATTTTTTTGCAGAACTCCGTGAGGTGTAACATCGTGGGGGTTGCAGAGACGTACCAGAGCTGTTTGCGCACCGCCTGACCCTTCAGCGTCTCTACGTTAAAGTTGTTGGTCTTGGCTGGCATGATGAAGAACACCACCACTGTGACGTCGTTCTTATGCACCtgggagagaaagaagaaagaaaaaaactcCAACTGTCCTTTTGTTATGAGCAAGACCAGTACAtgtacaactcatccagaacgccgcagcccgtctggtgttcaaccttcccaagttctctcacgtcaccccgctcctccgctctctccactggcttccagttgaagctcgcatccgctacaagaccatggtgcttgcctacggagctgtgaggggaacggcaccgcagtacctccaggctctgatcaggccctacacccaaacaagggcactgcgttcatccacctctggcctgctcgtctccctaccactgaggaagtacagttcccgctcagcccagtcaaaactgttcgctgctctggcccccaatggtggaacaaactccctcacgacgccaggacagcggagtcaatcaccaccttccggagacacctgaagccccacctctttaaggaatacctaggataggataaagtaatccttctcaccccccttaaatgatttagatgcactattgtaaagtggctgttccactggatgtcataaggtgaattcaccaatttgtaagtcgctctggataagagcgtctgccaaatgacttaaatgtaaatgtaaaatacatGTGTAGTATTGATTAGAGGCCCATACCCTTAGCAGATAGTTGAGTCTGGACAGTGACTCCAGGAAGATGTCAACTCCCTTGTTGGAGAACTCATATCGTCCAGCAATAAAGAAGAAGAGAGTTTTCTCCAGATTGAAGTCCAGATGACTGACAAAAAAAACCAGGGATGATAGTTTTACCACGGGCAATAGTGATATAGTTAGCAGGGTATTGGATAACAAACTTGAAAACATAATAAAGACTTAAGTTTTACCCATAGAAGTGTCCCCTGATGAATTCCTGAA
Coding sequences:
- the LOC135514723 gene encoding glycogen [starch] synthase, liver-like isoform X2, whose amino-acid sequence is MPLTRSLSMTSLSGLPLWDEEDLPVDDLLLFEVAWEVTNKVGGIYTVIQTKAKITVDEWGENLFMMGPYYEHNFNTQVEQCEPPNPAIKKAMGALIDNGCLVYFGRWLIEGSPYVILFDTGSAAWNLDRWKGDLWDTCGIGLPAHDREANDSLLFGSMVAWFFKELTDELGDSPNVLAHFHEWQVGAGLILCRSRKIPLATIFTTHATLLGRYICAGNVDFYNNLDKFNIDQEAGERQIYHRYCLERAAVHCAHVFTTVSHITAVEANHMLHRKPDVVTPNGLNIKKFSAMHEFQNLHSTNKGQIQEFIRGHFYGHLDFNLEKTLFFFIAGRYEFSNKGVDIFLESLSRLNYLLRVHKNDVTVVVFFIMPAKTNNFNVETLKGQAVRKQLWDTAHTVKDKFGKRLYEALLKGDIPDMNTILDRDDFTIMKRAIYATQRHTLPPVTTHNMLDDTSDPILANVRRIGLFNARTDRVKIVFHPEFLSSTSPLLPMDYEEFVRGCHLGVFPSYYEPWGYTPGECTVMGIPSVTTNLSGFGCFMEEHVSDPTAYGIYIVDRRFRSADDSCNQLTQFMFGFCQQSRRQRIIQRNRTERLSDLLDWRYLGRFYMHARSLALSRAFPDKFKMEPLAPPQTEGFRYPRPGSVPPSPSASVHSTPHHSDEEDDEEPYDEDEEAERDRQNIKAPFTLGATPEGKKTHPGESAN
- the spx gene encoding spexin prohormone 1, which codes for MFQGVRTITVYALALLLLATLVSHSWSAPKGSFQRRNWSPQAMLYLKGTQGRRFISEDRKEGDLYDSLHLETRSQNTERLSVNQAATVLLNVLRQAKEDREENLEQLYFQDLPAWKREYF
- the LOC135514723 gene encoding glycogen [starch] synthase, liver-like isoform X1, producing MPLTRSLSMTSLSGLPLWDEEDLPVDDLLLFEVAWEVTNKVGGIYTVIQTKAKITVDEWGENLFMMGPYYEHNFNTQVEQCEPPNPAIKKAMGALIDNGCLVYFGRWLIEGSPYVILFDTGSAAWNLDRWKGDLWDTCGIGLPAHDREANDSLLFGSMVAWFFKELTDELGDSPNVLAHFHEWQVGAGLILCRSRKIPLATIFTTHATLLGRYICAGNVDFYNNLDKFNIDQEAGERQIYHRYCLERAAVHCAHVFTTVSHITAVEANHMLHRKPDVVTPNGLNIKKFSAMHEFQNLHSTNKGQIQEFIRGHFYGHLDFNLEKTLFFFIAGRYEFSNKGVDIFLESLSRLNYLLRVHKNDVTVVVFFIMPAKTNNFNVETLKGQAVRKQLWDTAHTVKDKFGKRLYEALLKGDIPDMNTILDRDDFTIMKRAIYATQRHTLPPVTTHNMLDDTSDPILANVRRIGLFNARTDRVKIVFHPEFLSSTSPLLPMDYEEFVRGCHLGVFPSYYEPWGYTPGECTVMGIPSVTTNLSGFGCFMEEHVSDPTAYGIYIVDRRFRSADDSCNQLTQFMFGFCQQSRRQRIIQRNRTERLSDLLDWRYLGRFYMHARSLALSRAFPDKFKMEPLAPPQVRQRDSVTPAPALCPPPPQRRCTPPPTTVMRRMMKSRMMKMRRRRGTGRTSKPHSLWVPRPRARRHTQESLPTERSLATSLGWPILVLESCSMWRFCSSPECTTLALL